The Oligoflexia bacterium genome includes a region encoding these proteins:
- a CDS encoding fumarylacetoacetate hydrolase family protein, producing MIYCIGRNYAKHAKELGNTVPQGAPVVFFKPPASIALSGETIKLPAYSKEVHFELELAFRFNENLEAGEIAVANDLTARDKQREAQEKKTPWSLAKGFKKSCGLGNWVSAKNIDLQNLELKLTLNDQLKQHGFTKDMLFSIPVIIEYLKETFPVEPGDIVLTGTPEGVGPVVAGDVIDAEIIGLSKAQWKFI from the coding sequence ATGATTTATTGTATCGGTCGCAATTACGCAAAACATGCAAAAGAATTAGGAAACACAGTCCCCCAAGGGGCACCGGTTGTTTTTTTTAAACCTCCGGCAAGTATTGCACTCAGTGGTGAAACAATTAAACTACCCGCTTATTCAAAAGAAGTTCACTTTGAATTAGAACTCGCTTTTAGATTTAATGAAAATTTAGAGGCCGGTGAAATTGCAGTAGCAAATGATCTCACAGCTCGTGATAAACAACGTGAGGCTCAAGAGAAAAAAACACCTTGGTCATTAGCCAAAGGATTTAAAAAAAGTTGTGGTTTAGGAAATTGGGTATCAGCTAAAAACATTGATTTGCAAAACCTAGAACTAAAACTCACACTTAATGATCAACTCAAACAACATGGCTTTACAAAAGACATGCTATTTTCGATTCCCGTGATTATTGAATATTTAAAAGAAACGTTTCCAGTAGAACCCGGAGATATCGTGCTCACTGGCACACCAGAAGGTGTTGGCCCTGTGGTTGCGGGTGATGTTATCGATGCAGAAATAATAGGCTTAAGTAAAGCGCAGTGGAAATTTATTTAA
- the pruA gene encoding L-glutamate gamma-semialdehyde dehydrogenase has translation MTTTNQDPIFLRGQEIMNLMEGESASIFNKDWWYGRIMDWSMKNENFKIQMFRFVDVLPYLNSSEEVSKHLKEYFTGGDQEMPSILGWGLGLSSLAPGLLASSVKKNVAQMARMFITGSNPDEALKNLIKMRKDSLCFTVDILGEAAVSESEAWCYQKKYIELIEILARESASWPENSLIDRDHLGPISKVNVSVKVSSLFSQYDPIDPEGSINTVKEKLKPIFRRALELGVFINLDMESYFHKDLTLLLFKSLMDEAEFKNHNNLGLVIQAYLKDSEKDLRELIEWAKKRTGRITIRLVKGAYWDYETVFAQQRGWPVPVFTNKKETDANYETLSTLMLENDRVIKSAFGSHNIRSIAHALVTAERLGIDKRSFEVQMLYGMAEPIKKALTKMGVRVREYAPVGELIPGMAYLVRRLLENTSNESFLRAKFSSGASSAELLKDPRQSLNELKAATQASATQAFATNQTKTQRKPAHYFENEPPTDFNLATNRTAMADALIKVKKKLGQSYPLVIGKKHIKTARELTSENPADPDMIIGKTSQATATEADLAIEAARAASGAWAQKPLAERVKIFEKVAQIMRDRKFELMALEVFEVGKTWREADGDIGEAIDFCLYYNQQALKMSKPLATSFVPGEESFYSYQPRGVGVVIAPWNFPLAILAGMVVGAAVCGNTVIMKPAEQSPIIAAWFMEILLEAGLPPGVVNFVPGLGEDVGAYLVGHHHVDFIVFTGSKEVGLQIISGAGHTKRGQRSVKKVVAEMGGKNAIIVDSDADLDEAVLGTLHSTFGFQGQKCSACSRVIVLEENYDKFLSRLVEGARSMKVGMPESAGTAIGCVIDKSAQKKILELIEVGKTEGKMVFQGQVPPKGYFVPPTIFSDIKPTARIAREEIFGPVLAVIKAKDFDDALAIANSTEFALTGGVYTRSPANLEKAKREFEVGNLYINRSITGALVGRHPFGGYKMSGVGSKAGGPDYLLQFVEPRTITENTLRRGFAPQQEAID, from the coding sequence ATGACAACGACAAATCAAGATCCCATTTTTTTACGCGGCCAAGAGATTATGAATCTCATGGAGGGCGAATCAGCTAGTATTTTTAATAAAGACTGGTGGTATGGGCGCATCATGGATTGGTCCATGAAAAATGAAAATTTTAAAATTCAGATGTTTCGTTTTGTCGATGTTCTCCCCTATTTAAACTCTTCAGAAGAAGTTTCAAAACATCTTAAAGAATACTTCACCGGTGGTGATCAAGAGATGCCCTCAATTTTGGGCTGGGGTTTAGGGTTAAGCTCACTTGCTCCTGGGCTTTTAGCTTCGTCAGTGAAAAAAAATGTCGCTCAAATGGCGCGCATGTTTATTACTGGTAGTAATCCAGATGAAGCACTCAAAAATCTAATTAAAATGAGAAAAGATAGCTTATGTTTCACCGTTGATATTTTAGGTGAAGCTGCGGTGAGCGAATCAGAAGCATGGTGCTATCAAAAAAAATATATTGAACTTATCGAAATACTAGCTCGTGAATCTGCATCATGGCCTGAGAATTCATTAATTGACCGTGATCATTTAGGGCCGATTTCTAAAGTAAACGTTTCTGTAAAAGTAAGTTCTCTGTTTTCACAATATGACCCCATTGACCCTGAAGGTTCGATAAATACAGTTAAAGAAAAACTAAAACCTATATTTAGACGAGCCCTTGAATTAGGTGTTTTTATTAATCTTGATATGGAGTCATACTTTCATAAAGATCTTACACTTTTATTATTTAAAAGCCTCATGGATGAAGCAGAATTTAAAAATCATAATAACCTAGGCCTTGTTATTCAGGCCTATCTCAAAGATTCAGAAAAAGATCTTCGTGAATTAATTGAATGGGCAAAAAAACGCACAGGCCGCATTACCATTCGACTTGTTAAAGGTGCATATTGGGATTACGAAACTGTTTTTGCTCAACAAAGAGGTTGGCCCGTACCTGTATTTACAAATAAAAAAGAAACTGACGCCAACTATGAAACACTCTCCACTCTCATGCTTGAAAATGATCGTGTTATTAAATCAGCATTTGGGTCACATAATATTCGATCAATAGCACATGCACTTGTCACAGCTGAACGACTCGGCATTGATAAACGAAGTTTTGAAGTACAAATGCTTTACGGAATGGCTGAGCCTATTAAAAAAGCACTAACAAAAATGGGTGTGCGCGTACGTGAGTATGCACCTGTTGGTGAACTTATTCCTGGAATGGCCTATCTTGTTCGTAGGCTCTTAGAAAACACATCCAATGAATCTTTCTTACGAGCTAAATTCTCAAGTGGTGCGTCGAGTGCTGAACTTTTAAAAGACCCACGTCAGTCGCTCAACGAATTAAAAGCAGCAACACAAGCCAGTGCAACGCAGGCATTTGCGACCAATCAAACAAAAACTCAACGTAAACCTGCTCATTATTTTGAGAATGAACCACCCACTGATTTTAATTTAGCAACTAATCGTACAGCTATGGCCGATGCACTTATTAAAGTTAAAAAGAAGCTCGGCCAAAGTTACCCCCTTGTGATCGGAAAAAAACATATCAAAACAGCCCGAGAACTCACCTCTGAAAACCCAGCAGATCCAGATATGATTATTGGCAAAACCTCACAAGCCACAGCTACTGAAGCTGACTTAGCTATTGAAGCTGCGCGTGCAGCAAGTGGTGCATGGGCCCAAAAACCTTTGGCTGAGCGTGTGAAAATATTTGAAAAAGTTGCTCAGATCATGCGCGATCGTAAATTTGAACTTATGGCTTTAGAAGTATTTGAAGTCGGTAAAACCTGGCGCGAAGCTGATGGTGACATCGGTGAAGCTATTGATTTTTGCTTATATTATAACCAGCAAGCTTTAAAAATGAGTAAACCTCTTGCCACAAGTTTTGTTCCTGGCGAAGAGAGCTTTTACTCTTATCAACCCCGCGGTGTGGGGGTGGTCATTGCCCCTTGGAATTTCCCACTAGCAATTCTTGCAGGCATGGTTGTAGGTGCAGCCGTATGCGGAAACACAGTCATCATGAAACCTGCAGAACAATCCCCTATCATCGCTGCATGGTTTATGGAAATCCTACTTGAAGCCGGCTTACCACCAGGAGTTGTAAATTTTGTTCCAGGCTTAGGCGAAGATGTGGGTGCTTATCTTGTGGGCCATCACCACGTTGATTTTATCGTCTTTACCGGGTCAAAAGAAGTAGGCCTTCAAATCATCAGCGGCGCAGGCCACACCAAACGCGGCCAACGCTCAGTTAAAAAAGTAGTAGCTGAAATGGGTGGCAAAAATGCCATTATCGTTGATAGCGATGCAGATCTTGATGAGGCTGTTCTTGGTACTCTCCACTCAACCTTTGGTTTTCAAGGTCAAAAATGTTCGGCATGTTCACGCGTTATTGTGCTTGAAGAAAATTACGATAAATTTTTAAGCAGGCTTGTTGAAGGTGCTAGAAGCATGAAAGTCGGAATGCCCGAGAGCGCAGGGACTGCCATTGGGTGTGTGATTGATAAAAGTGCGCAAAAGAAAATATTAGAATTAATTGAAGTTGGAAAAACTGAAGGCAAGATGGTTTTTCAAGGGCAAGTGCCACCAAAAGGTTATTTTGTTCCGCCAACTATATTTTCTGACATCAAACCAACTGCACGCATCGCCCGAGAAGAAATATTTGGCCCTGTGCTTGCGGTCATTAAGGCAAAAGACTTTGATGATGCATTGGCAATTGCAAATTCCACTGAATTTGCTCTCACCGGTGGTGTTTATACAAGAAGCCCTGCAAATTTAGAAAAAGCAAAACGTGAATTTGAAGTTGGAAATCTCTATATCAACCGCTCAATCACTGGAGCACTTGTGGGAAGACACCCCTTTGGGGGCTATAAAATGTCAGGCGTAGGTAGTAAAGCCGGCGGCCCTGATTATTTATTACAGTTCGTTGAACCACGCACCATTACTGAAAACACATTGCGCCGTGGTTTTGCTCCTCAACAAGAAGCCATCGATTAA
- a CDS encoding phosphoglycerate mutase family protein encodes MVKTIVVLRHAHRDTTLRSTDNGLSPKGREQVQKLIQTYKKGELPKGVQFWSSPKIRCQETIEPLCQSHDIKLKIEPLLNEQTDTESSKEFNKRIDVLAQKVKSVDDTLYVCSHGDVIPELIQNLTGYSVDLRKAQAAVLLKKGDRWMLA; translated from the coding sequence ATGGTTAAAACCATTGTCGTTTTACGACATGCCCATCGCGATACAACACTTCGTTCAACAGATAATGGCTTATCTCCTAAAGGGCGCGAACAGGTTCAAAAACTTATTCAGACTTATAAAAAGGGGGAGCTTCCTAAAGGTGTTCAATTTTGGTCAAGCCCCAAAATACGCTGTCAAGAAACCATCGAACCTCTATGCCAATCTCACGACATAAAACTTAAAATTGAGCCTCTTTTAAATGAGCAAACAGATACTGAATCTTCAAAAGAATTTAATAAACGAATTGATGTATTAGCCCAAAAGGTTAAATCCGTAGACGACACCCTTTATGTTTGCAGTCATGGAGATGTTATTCCAGAACTGATTCAAAACCTGACAGGCTACAGCGTTGATTTGAGAAAAGCTCAAGCTGCCGTCTTGCTAAAAAAAGGTGATCGTTGGATGCTCGCATGA